The Drosophila gunungcola strain Sukarami chromosome 3L unlocalized genomic scaffold, Dgunungcola_SK_2 000003F, whole genome shotgun sequence genome contains a region encoding:
- the LOC128258085 gene encoding protein Smaug isoform X1, whose translation MKYATGTDNAMSSGISGNSNNSNSAPNEMQPTTTSTPTAVHKEASSTATTTAAHANGNSNPNTNPNQSQPPNALFCEQVTTVTNLFEKWNDCERTVVMYALLKRLRYPSLKFLQYSIDSNLTQNLGTSQTNLSSVVIDINANNPVYLQNLLNAYKTFQPCDVLDAMSSSSSDKDSMPCYGSDFQITTSAQCDERKLYARKEDILHEVLNMLPLLKPGNEEAKLIYLTLIPVAVKDTMQQIVPTELVQQIFSYLLIHPAITSEDRRSLNIWLRHLEDHIQAAAAGLTNRSYFLQPSPQLVAGGSSTGSGSCSSSAASSSTASCSSVASSSLCPASGSRSSRTNDWQTIAPPSKQLQHKLAGDWRGSGGGSSSGSINPLCDNLNGITLNELASSQNSLGLSLEGSSSLVNGVVAGAGSMLGIGGGDDHDTSFSKNGTEILDFDPVTADMGEACSLASSSLCGRAGGNPVDDRLQPPPHLQQQLLQPPPYASILMGNVGDQFGEINRWSLDSKIAALKTRRSNSLTTQTISSCSSSSNSSVITVNDNCSNSTENLAQFANKPRSFSLSIEHQRGALINSGSDTRLDEFKPNYVKFHTRNVGMSGIGLWLKSLRLHKYIELFKNMTYEEMLLITEDFLQSVGVTKGASHKLALCIDKLKERAQILNRVEQELLTGQMKLSTAVEELTNIVLTPMKPVEAIGPPEENIGLRFLKVIDIVSNTLQQDPYAAQDDETLGVFMWILDRSIHNEAFMNHANQLKDLKFKLSKMKISMVPKMHHVKPAGVGPNNSNINKPRWNGKTRKCDTKNGSNDRINNRKNSNDMLNFSLNCLQHPLPHHSQQAPPPLPQFDYNGYGGGPSHQPQYKSSSYPSFMGNPQQQPPPPPPPNKSHHHAQQMQQMLQQHNHFPALPQQTTPQSHRRSLNNLILVAGGPQQPQQLIFKPGQGVLTNNGSNDNLVMERNQQQRKHSGNGGGCSSEQQPKKTMAAVVMVSNQNQSQEPHDQPQILINNNNNNNNSMLNNNLINQQQLQLLAAAAAAVSSGSCLCSNGGGVTGGACVHNLCHQNSKNNNHAVEHCLSQPQLVSLGMTPHVTEYKMNDFKSLEQLETLCRQMTEQAMN comes from the exons ATGAAGTACGCAACTGGAACTGACAACGCGATGTCCTCCGGCATCAGCGGCAACTCCAATAACTCTAACAGTGCACCCAATGAGATGCAGCCCACCACCACATCCACCCCTACTGCAGTCCACAAGGAGGCCTCATCCACAGCCACGACAACGGCGGCACACGCCAATGGAAATTCCAATCCAAATACAAATCCCAACCAGAGCCAGCCGCCCAACGCGCTGTTCTGTGAGCAGGTGACCACAGTGACAAATCTCTTCGAGAAGTGGAACGACTGCGAGCGGACCGTCGTGATGTACGCGTTGCTCAAACGGTTGCGTTACCCAAGCCTCAAGTTTCTCCAGTATTCGATCGACAGCAACCTGACCCAGAACCTGGGCACCTCGCAGACGAATCTGAGCAGCGTGGTGATTGATATCAACGCCAACAATCCGGTGTACCTGCAGAACCTGCTGAACGCCTACAAGACATTTCAGCCATGCGACGTGCTCGACGCCAtgtcctcctcctcttcggaCAAGGACTCGATGCCGTGCTACGGCAGTGATTTCCAGATCACCACATCGGCGCAGTGTGACGAGCGAAAGCTGTACGCCCGCAAGGAGGACATTCTGCACGAGGTACTCAACATGTTGCCATTGCTTAAGCCGGGCAACGAGGAGGCCAAGCTCATCTACCTGACCCTGATCCCTGTGGCCGTTAAGGACACCATGCAGCAGATTGTGCCCACGGAGCTAGTGCAGCAGATCTTTTCGTACCTGCTCATCCATCCAGCTATCACCAGCGAGGACAGACGGTCGCTTAACATTTGGTTGCGTCACCTGGAGGATCATATCcaagcggcggcggcgggcCTGACTAATCGCAGTTACTTCCTGCAGCCCTCCCCGCAACTTGTCGCTGGTGGCAGCTCCACAGGCAGTGGTAGTTGCTCGTCCTCGGCGGCCAGTTCCTCGACGGCCTCCTGCTCGTCGGTGGCCTCTTCCTCGCTGTGCCCCGCAAGCGGCAGCCGCTCCTCGCGCACCAACGACTGGCAAACCATCGCTCCGCCCAGTAAACAGCTGCAGCACAAGTTGGCCGGTGATTGGCGGGGCAGCGGAGGCGGCAGCTCCAGCGGCTCGATCAATCCACTCTGTGATAATCTTAATGGTATTACCCTGAACGAATTAGCTTCTAGTCAGAATAGCCTCGGACTGTCGCTGGAGGGCAGCTCTTCGTTGGTCAATGGTGTGGTCGCCGGAGCGGGCTCAATGCTGGGAATCGGTGGTGGCGACGACCATGACACGTCATTCAGCAAGAATGGCACGGAAATACTCGACTTTGACCCTGTAACGGCGGACATGGGGGAGGCCTGCAGCCTGGCCAGCAGCAGTCTTTGTGGGCGAGCCGGTGGCAATCCGGTGGACGATCGTTTGCAGCCTCCGCCGCATCTCCAGCAGCAGTTGCTTCAGCCTCCCCCTTACGCATCGATCCTTATGGGAAATGTGGGCGATCAGTTTGGTGAAATCAATCGCTGGAGTCTTGACAGCAAGATTGCCGCTCTGAAGACGCGCCGGTCCAACAGTCTAACCACGCAAACGATCTCCAGTTGTTCCAGCTCGTCCAACTCGTCGGTGATCACGGTTAATGATAACTGCTCCAATTCCACGGAGAACCTGGCCCAGTTTGCCAACAAGCCGCGGAGTTTCTCCCTATCCATCGAGCATCAGCGCGGAGCCTTGATTAACAGTGGATCCGATACGCGTCTGGACGAGTTCAAGCCTAACTACGTGAAGTTCCACACCCGGAACGTTGGCATGTCGGGAATAGGCCTGTGGCTGAAGTCTCTGCGCCTACATAAGTACATCGAGCTGTTCAAGAACATGACGTACGAGGAGATGCTGTTGATCACCGAGGACTTTCTGCAGAGTGTGGGTGTAACCAAGGGCGCCTCCCACAAGCTGGCCCTGTGCATTGACAAACTAAAGGAGCGTGCCCAAATTCTTAATCGCGTGGAGCAGGAGTTGTTAACAGGTCAAATGAAACTGAGTACAGCCGTCGAGGAGCTGACCAACATTGTGTTGACGCCAATGAAGCCTGTGGAGGCCATTGGGCCGCCGGAGGAGAACATTGGACTGCGCTTCCTCAAAGTCATCGATATTGTTAGCAACACATTGCAGCAAGATCCGTATGCTGCGCAGGACGATGAGACGCTGGGAGTGTTTATGTGGATTTTGGACCGCTCCATTCATAACGAGGCATTCATGAATCATGCCAATCAACTAAAGGACCTGAAGTTCAAGCTGTCCAAAATGAAGATCTCCATGGTGCCGAAAATGCATCACGTTAAGCCAGCCGGAGTCGGTCCAAACAATAGCAACATCAACAAACCGAG atGGAATGGCAAGACTCGCAAGTGCGACACGAAGAATGGCAGCAACGACCGGATTAACAACCGAAAAAATTCCAATGATATGCTAAATTTCTCGCTGAACTGTCTGCAGCATCCGTTGCCTCACCATTCCCAGCAGGCACCGCCTCCGTTGCCGCAGTTTGACTACAACGGCTACGGCGGAGGTCCGTCTCATCAACCGCAGTACAAGAGCTCCTCGTATCCTAGCTTCATGGGTAATCCTCAACAgcagccaccaccaccgccgccgcccaaCAAGTCGCACCATCATGCCCAGCAGATGCAACAAATGCTGCAGCAGCACAACCATTTTCCGGCGTTGCCGCAGCAAACGACTCCCCAATCGCACCGTCGCTCTTTGAACAATCTCATTCTGGTGGCCGGTGGtccgcagcagccgcagcaatTGATCTTCAAGCCCGGCCAGGGTGTGCTTACCAACAATGGATCAAACGACAACCTTGTAATGGAGCGCAATCAGCAGCAGCGAAAGCATAGCGGGAACGGAGGAGGATGCAGTTCGGAGCAGCAACCAAAGAAGACTATGGCCGCCGTTGTGATGGTTAGTAACCAGAATCAGAGTCAGGAGCCGCACGATCAGCCACAGATCCtgatcaacaacaacaacaataataacaacagcaTGCtgaacaataatttaattaatcagCAACAGCTGCAACTGTTggcagcagccgccgccgcagtGAGCAGTGGCAGCTGTTTGTGCTCTAATGGTGGTGGTGTAACTGGTGGTGCCTGTGTCCACAATCTTTGTCACCAAAacagcaagaacaacaaccATGCCGTGGAACATTGCCTGTCCCAGCCACAGCTGGTCAGCCTGGGCATGACGCCCCATGTCACCGAGTACAAGATGAACGACTTCAAGAGCCTGGAACAGCTCGAGACGTTGTGCCGCCAAATGACTGAACAGGCAATGAACTGA
- the LOC128258085 gene encoding protein Smaug isoform X2 yields MKYATGTDNAMSSGISGNSNNSNSAPNEMQPTTTSTPTAVHKEASSTATTTAAHANGNSNPNTNPNQSQPPNALFCEQVTTVTNLFEKWNDCERTVVMYALLKRLRYPSLKFLQYSIDSNLTQNLGTSQTNLSSVVIDINANNPVYLQNLLNAYKTFQPCDVLDAMSSSSSDKDSMPCYGSDFQITTSAQCDERKLYARKEDILHEVLNMLPLLKPGNEEAKLIYLTLIPVAVKDTMQQIVPTELVQQIFSYLLIHPAITSEDRRSLNIWLRHLEDHIQAAAAGLTNRSYFLQPSPQLVAGGSSTGSGSCSSSAASSSTASCSSVASSSLCPASGSRSSRTNDWQTIAPPSKQLQHKLAGDWRGSGGGSSSGSINPLCDNLNGITLNELASSQNSLGLSLEGSSSLVNGVVAGAGSMLGIGGGDDHDTSFSKNGTEILDFDPVTADMGEACSLASSSLCGRAGGNPVDDRLQPPPHLQQQLLQPPPYASILMGNVGDQFGEINRWSLDSKIAALKTRRSNSLTTQTISSCSSSSNSSVITVNDNCSNSTENLAQFANKPRSFSLSIEHQRGALINSGSDTRLDEFKPNYVKFHTRNVGMSGIGLWLKSLRLHKYIELFKNMTYEEMLLITEDFLQSVGVTKGASHKLALCIDKLKERAQILNRVEQELLTGQMKLSTAVEELTNIVLTPMKPVEAIGPPEENIGLRFLKVIDIVSNTLQQDPYAAQDDETLGVFMWILDRSIHNEAFMNHANQLKDLKFKLSKMKISMVPKMHHVKPAGVGPNNSNINKPRWNGKTRKCDTKNGSNDRINNRKNSNDMLNFSLNCLQHPLPHHSQQAPPPLPQFDYNGYGGGPSHQPQYKSSSYPSFMGNPQQQPPPPPPPNKSHHHAQQMQQMLQQHNHFPALPQQTTPQSHRRSLNNLILVAGGPQQPQQLIFKPGQGVLTNNGSNDNLVMERNQQQRKHSGNGGGCSSEQQPKKTMAAVVMENLAKFDQHFTLF; encoded by the exons ATGAAGTACGCAACTGGAACTGACAACGCGATGTCCTCCGGCATCAGCGGCAACTCCAATAACTCTAACAGTGCACCCAATGAGATGCAGCCCACCACCACATCCACCCCTACTGCAGTCCACAAGGAGGCCTCATCCACAGCCACGACAACGGCGGCACACGCCAATGGAAATTCCAATCCAAATACAAATCCCAACCAGAGCCAGCCGCCCAACGCGCTGTTCTGTGAGCAGGTGACCACAGTGACAAATCTCTTCGAGAAGTGGAACGACTGCGAGCGGACCGTCGTGATGTACGCGTTGCTCAAACGGTTGCGTTACCCAAGCCTCAAGTTTCTCCAGTATTCGATCGACAGCAACCTGACCCAGAACCTGGGCACCTCGCAGACGAATCTGAGCAGCGTGGTGATTGATATCAACGCCAACAATCCGGTGTACCTGCAGAACCTGCTGAACGCCTACAAGACATTTCAGCCATGCGACGTGCTCGACGCCAtgtcctcctcctcttcggaCAAGGACTCGATGCCGTGCTACGGCAGTGATTTCCAGATCACCACATCGGCGCAGTGTGACGAGCGAAAGCTGTACGCCCGCAAGGAGGACATTCTGCACGAGGTACTCAACATGTTGCCATTGCTTAAGCCGGGCAACGAGGAGGCCAAGCTCATCTACCTGACCCTGATCCCTGTGGCCGTTAAGGACACCATGCAGCAGATTGTGCCCACGGAGCTAGTGCAGCAGATCTTTTCGTACCTGCTCATCCATCCAGCTATCACCAGCGAGGACAGACGGTCGCTTAACATTTGGTTGCGTCACCTGGAGGATCATATCcaagcggcggcggcgggcCTGACTAATCGCAGTTACTTCCTGCAGCCCTCCCCGCAACTTGTCGCTGGTGGCAGCTCCACAGGCAGTGGTAGTTGCTCGTCCTCGGCGGCCAGTTCCTCGACGGCCTCCTGCTCGTCGGTGGCCTCTTCCTCGCTGTGCCCCGCAAGCGGCAGCCGCTCCTCGCGCACCAACGACTGGCAAACCATCGCTCCGCCCAGTAAACAGCTGCAGCACAAGTTGGCCGGTGATTGGCGGGGCAGCGGAGGCGGCAGCTCCAGCGGCTCGATCAATCCACTCTGTGATAATCTTAATGGTATTACCCTGAACGAATTAGCTTCTAGTCAGAATAGCCTCGGACTGTCGCTGGAGGGCAGCTCTTCGTTGGTCAATGGTGTGGTCGCCGGAGCGGGCTCAATGCTGGGAATCGGTGGTGGCGACGACCATGACACGTCATTCAGCAAGAATGGCACGGAAATACTCGACTTTGACCCTGTAACGGCGGACATGGGGGAGGCCTGCAGCCTGGCCAGCAGCAGTCTTTGTGGGCGAGCCGGTGGCAATCCGGTGGACGATCGTTTGCAGCCTCCGCCGCATCTCCAGCAGCAGTTGCTTCAGCCTCCCCCTTACGCATCGATCCTTATGGGAAATGTGGGCGATCAGTTTGGTGAAATCAATCGCTGGAGTCTTGACAGCAAGATTGCCGCTCTGAAGACGCGCCGGTCCAACAGTCTAACCACGCAAACGATCTCCAGTTGTTCCAGCTCGTCCAACTCGTCGGTGATCACGGTTAATGATAACTGCTCCAATTCCACGGAGAACCTGGCCCAGTTTGCCAACAAGCCGCGGAGTTTCTCCCTATCCATCGAGCATCAGCGCGGAGCCTTGATTAACAGTGGATCCGATACGCGTCTGGACGAGTTCAAGCCTAACTACGTGAAGTTCCACACCCGGAACGTTGGCATGTCGGGAATAGGCCTGTGGCTGAAGTCTCTGCGCCTACATAAGTACATCGAGCTGTTCAAGAACATGACGTACGAGGAGATGCTGTTGATCACCGAGGACTTTCTGCAGAGTGTGGGTGTAACCAAGGGCGCCTCCCACAAGCTGGCCCTGTGCATTGACAAACTAAAGGAGCGTGCCCAAATTCTTAATCGCGTGGAGCAGGAGTTGTTAACAGGTCAAATGAAACTGAGTACAGCCGTCGAGGAGCTGACCAACATTGTGTTGACGCCAATGAAGCCTGTGGAGGCCATTGGGCCGCCGGAGGAGAACATTGGACTGCGCTTCCTCAAAGTCATCGATATTGTTAGCAACACATTGCAGCAAGATCCGTATGCTGCGCAGGACGATGAGACGCTGGGAGTGTTTATGTGGATTTTGGACCGCTCCATTCATAACGAGGCATTCATGAATCATGCCAATCAACTAAAGGACCTGAAGTTCAAGCTGTCCAAAATGAAGATCTCCATGGTGCCGAAAATGCATCACGTTAAGCCAGCCGGAGTCGGTCCAAACAATAGCAACATCAACAAACCGAG atGGAATGGCAAGACTCGCAAGTGCGACACGAAGAATGGCAGCAACGACCGGATTAACAACCGAAAAAATTCCAATGATATGCTAAATTTCTCGCTGAACTGTCTGCAGCATCCGTTGCCTCACCATTCCCAGCAGGCACCGCCTCCGTTGCCGCAGTTTGACTACAACGGCTACGGCGGAGGTCCGTCTCATCAACCGCAGTACAAGAGCTCCTCGTATCCTAGCTTCATGGGTAATCCTCAACAgcagccaccaccaccgccgccgcccaaCAAGTCGCACCATCATGCCCAGCAGATGCAACAAATGCTGCAGCAGCACAACCATTTTCCGGCGTTGCCGCAGCAAACGACTCCCCAATCGCACCGTCGCTCTTTGAACAATCTCATTCTGGTGGCCGGTGGtccgcagcagccgcagcaatTGATCTTCAAGCCCGGCCAGGGTGTGCTTACCAACAATGGATCAAACGACAACCTTGTAATGGAGCGCAATCAGCAGCAGCGAAAGCATAGCGGGAACGGAGGAGGATGCAGTTCGGAGCAGCAACCAAAGAAGACTATGGCCGCCGTTGTGATG GAAAATTTGGCCAAATTTGATCAACATTTTACGCTATTCTAA